AACCCTGACAACCGGTTAATGTTGAACACACTGACACTGCTGACTAGGAAGTTGTACgtcagacagagggagggggtggggtgtgAGAGCCAGTTCCCCATCCTGTTCCCCCTCGATCCCTCTTTTTCCGATTTAAATGCTGGTCTTGGGAAGATGGATACTGTCCTACCTTTCGGTGGCAGCTAGATTTAGAGAATGAACAATGCAGATCCACCCAATGGGCTCGTATAGGGAATGGGCCACACCCTTGGATCATTGTGGTCACAAAATGAATCCCGATGTCATTACATCACTGTAAACTCTAGACGTCTGGGGCTTTGTTTTAGGGGATTCATTTTGAATCCCCTAACTGTGACTAACGGTGGAAGTTCGTTGTTATTCCATATCCCACCTGGAGTTGTAACCATGAGTATACGGTAGATCTCTGTGAACCAGCTTGACAACCAGAAACAACAGTTACTTCCATTAGAATGGGCTTCCCACATATTTTTTTGAACGACCAGAATTGCCTGTTATAAAGTTCACTATGtggtatttgtattattttagaaaatgcaCCTATCATTCTAATCACTTGTCAATACCCAAGAGGTTATCAGTTATCTAGCGCCAACTCTATTGGGTACTAGGTTTGATTTTCACAagtttactttttttaatgtaccGCTAGCAAAAATGTTGCAAAAACTGCTGTTCATTTAAAATTTAATTGTGTGGTGTGAATAGCCATTACCTTCACCAACATGGCTGTTTTCAAGCACAGGGAAACCATTTTAAACTGACATACAGTGAAAGGGGACAATATTGGACATTCAACATTAAAGCCCTATactaagaaatgtttttattgcacCTTCCATAAAGACCCATGTGAAAACATCTATTTGACTAAGGCGTATTTCCAGTATCTACAACAGCATCCAATTTAGAATGAGGTATGGAATGTGATCTGTTGTAAATCAAAAAGCTGTTTCCTCTCTTTTGACAGGATACTTTGTACAAGATGCAGGTGATATAATCCTGACTGGACATGCCAGGGGATCCTGGGAGTTCTTAATTCATCATGTCCTGGTAAGATACAGACCTTTCATTGTTATTTGTCATAGCTGGTAAGCAGTGGTAAAGAAGAGAGTTCTGAGTAGCGGCACTTTGAGAATACACTGAGCTGGTGTGAGGGCGCTTTTTAAAGGAGGAAATTCTGTAGGGATTTTTAAGTGTGTAATCTTACTTTGCACCTTTTGAACCAAGATAGACACCAATATATGTTCCCTCTCATTATTTCAAATAGAAAATTGTCAATTCCCACAAAGATAATTGTTTAGTAGCataaaattacataaaaacTGAATGGCTTGCATGTTGAACATTCCTAGTAATTAATATGTATTTTACCAGAAATGAATAGCCTAAAATGTTGCTGTCCCtgcccaaagtcctcctggttgtgttgcagatcaagacgatacctgacgatttcagctgccactgtgctgacacctccccctcccctgtgttgtcactatccttgtccatctggtcatttGTCCGACCTGGACtgagtttaaatagactctggactcagctcacatgcatttattaattattacaatttgtactcttaatatgttcactcggcacagccagaagaggactgggcacccctctgagcctgggtcctctctaggtttctttttacattttggccttcttagagagtttttcctaaccactgaaattcaatactactgttgtttgctccttggggtttaaggccgggtgttttgtaaaagcaatttgtgacaactgctgatgtaaaaagggctttataaatacatttgattgattgataaaataGCGATGCAGTTTGGACATTCAATAAATCCATCTACTATTGCAAAGATTACAATATCCCAACAACCTTACTGTACTGCTGTAAGGCTAGACAATACCATTGGTATAATATAACCCCTCTCCCTCTTGTCTTCCTCAGGTGCTCTGGTGCTTCCTGTATGCTTTGTACTCCCAGATATATGTGTCCGGAGCCGTGGTAGCTCTGTTTGTGGAGGTAAACAGTGTCACCCTGCACCTGAGGCTGATGCTGAAGCTAGCAGCACAGCAGTCATCCACTCTTTACCAAATCAACAAGTTCCTCAACCTCTTCACATATGTCTTTTTCCGACTCAGCGCACAATTCTACATCACATATTACATTGTCCGGAATTACTCCTGGTTGGAGAGGGGAGGCTACTTCCTGGTTACTATGATCCTCATGAACATCATGATCCTGGTATACTTCTATCGTCTTCTCCGTGCCGACTTCTTCCCCCGAAACAGAGCTTCCCTGCAACGA
The sequence above is a segment of the Esox lucius isolate fEsoLuc1 chromosome 1, fEsoLuc1.pri, whole genome shotgun sequence genome. Coding sequences within it:
- the tlcd1 gene encoding TLC domain-containing protein 1, with the translated sequence MEALLPVLQRHPGMSVLVCALMFRVAHRLLQQLPVPKVVAVDDFRSWKWRNLAVSLVHSLLTGTWAVTCVIMWPEMATNIHSFYTAPAYMLICISSGYFVQDAGDIILTGHARGSWEFLIHHVLVLWCFLYALYSQIYVSGAVVALFVEVNSVTLHLRLMLKLAAQQSSTLYQINKFLNLFTYVFFRLSAQFYITYYIVRNYSWLERGGYFLVTMILMNIMILVYFYRLLRADFFPRNRASLQRNGTHTNNVKRFLTE